One Amaranthus tricolor cultivar Red isolate AtriRed21 chromosome 1, ASM2621246v1, whole genome shotgun sequence DNA window includes the following coding sequences:
- the LOC130805147 gene encoding pentatricopeptide repeat-containing protein At5g61800-like, translated as MIFSMAKQFISDSLKHCKTFTQLLQIHAYATTTGILTLHPCFLLPNILGKISRLAGSTPIVASSTMATYAVFVFSLIRSPTTFCYNTMMRIHNLFSAPASALVLYKDMRRASVPPDFHTYPFAIKASCILRAPSIAASLHSLTVKSGFISDIFVLNSIVHVYAILDRLSDACLLFEENDHKDTISYNTLIDGFVKAGNIEQARLLFDKMDNRDAVSWGTMISGYAQMKECQEAIDFFNCLLQSSTGIHPDNIALVSVLSACAQLGDLEQGRIVHDYVIQNGIQIDSYLLTALVDLYAKCGCIEDAVYLFESSSKKNLFTWNALLMGLAVHGQGKACLEYFSKMIKAGVRPDGVSFLAILVACSHAGLVCEARKHFQNMETIYGVRQELKHYGCMADLFGRAGLIGEALEMIENMPIQGDIYTWGALLAGCRKHGMVEVAEEAAKQMQKLNPKDGGLYSVMVDIYANAYMWDDVVKTRSSIKTRRIKKNAACSWIKLNGITHEFIAGDDLHPQMDEIYISY; from the coding sequence ATGATCTTTTCAATGGCTAAACAATTCATATCAGATTCACTTAAACATTGTAAAACCTTCACACAGCTCCTTCAAATTCATGCCTATGCCACCACTACAGGTATCCTGACTCTGCATCCATGTTTCCTTCTTCCAAACATTCTTGGTAAAATTAGCCGCCTAGCTGGTTCTACACCTATTGTAGCTTCTTCAACTATGGCTACCTATGCAGTTTTTGTCTTCAGCCTTATAAGATCACCTACTACTTTCTGCTACAACACAATGATGCGCATTCATAACCTCTTTTCTGCTCCTGCATCAGCGCTTGTACTATACAAAGATATGCGACGTGCTTCAGTCCCCCCTGATTTTCACACTTACCCTTTTGCCATTAAGGCCTCTTGTATTCTCCGTGCCCCTTCAATCGCTGCTTCCCTACATTCCCTGACCGTGAAGTCTGGCTTCATTTCTGACATTTTTGTTCTCAATTCCATAGTTCATGTCTATGCTATATTAGACCGCCTCAGTGATGCTTGTTTGTTATTTGAGGAAAATGATCATAAAGATACCATATCATATAATACGTTGATTGATGGCTTTGTGAAGGCGGGAAACATTGAACAAGCTCGTCTGCTCTTTGATAAAATGGATAATCGTGATGCTGTTTCATGGGGCACTATGATTTCTGGGTATGCTCAAATGAAGGAATGTCAGGAGGCCATTGatttcttcaattgcttgctTCAATCATCAACTGGAATTCATCCCGATAATATTGCCCTTGTTTCTGTTCTGTCTGCCTGTGCTCAACTTGGAGATCTGGAGCAGGGCAGAATAGTTCATGATTATGTAATTCAGAATGGAATTCAAATTGATTCTTACTTATTAACTGCCTTGGTGGACTTATATGCCAAGTGTGGCTGCATTGAGGATGccgtttatttatttgaatcaAGCTCTAAGAAAAATTTGTTCACATGGAATGCTTTGTTGATGGGGCTTGCTGTACACGGCCAAGGCAAAGCATGCTTGGAGTACTTCTCCAAGATGATAAAGGCTGGAGTTCGACCAGATGGTGTTAGCTTCTTAGCAATTTTGGTTGCTTGCAGCCATGCAGGCCTAGTTTGTGAAGCTCGTAAACATTTTCAAAATATGGAAACTATTTATGGAGTTCGTCAAGAGCTAAAGCACTACGGTTGCATGGCTGATCTATTTGGACGTGCTGGTTTAATTGGAGAAGCATTGGAGATGATAGAAAATATGCCAATTCAAGGTGACATCTATACTTGGGGAGCTTTGCTTGCAGGCTGCAGAAAACATGGGATGGTTGAAGTTGCAGAGGAAGCCGCTAAGCAAATGCAGAAGTTGAATCCTAAAGATGGTGGGCTTTACTCGGTAATGGTTGACATTTATGCTAATGCTTATATGTGGGATGATGTAGTCAAAACACGGAGCTCTATAAAGACTAGAAGGATTAAGAAAAATGCTGCTTGTAGTTGGATTAAATTGAACGGCATTACTCATGAGTTTATAGCTGGTGATGATTTACATCCACAAATGGATGagatatatatatcatattga
- the LOC130805189 gene encoding transmembrane E3 ubiquitin-protein ligase FLY2-like codes for MGGRTRNGVKCNLGFAVKAFLCLLVGFTLYEPATSLRPLRERASSWGDEWLFVKKEDSNMASFSSWNISGTYRGTWKFSESANISARFPDFKRSDGNSIIELMSTPTKITGVHYVQGLIIFHDAFEDDHEGGGAQIRVEGVYIWPFRQLRMVANSGKDGELGPEEDYLLSNPYHLLGVFSSQVFQDSSRDKIWRRKNSQVHDIEKHCNIEIAAQVSRVASLQNDGDHDRYHIEGLMESPSADEDGDCFSPLLLNATSVNIEVYYNKAVNYTLMVTFVSFLQVLLLIRQMEHSNTQSGAAKVSILMIGQQAIMDAYLCLLHLTAGILVESLFNAFATAAFFKFVVFSIFEMRYLLAIWKASRPANSGEGWEAMRRELSLLYSRFYGILLGGILIMYEFHNFLRLILLLMYSFWIPQIITNVIRDSRKPLHPHYILGMTVTRLAIPLYIFGCPNNFMRISPDTNWCICLCSFMGLQSFVLLLQHYLGSRCFIPRQILPEKYSYYRRFDQDGHRTTDCVICMTSIDLSEHSNDCMVTPCDHFFHSGCLQRWMDIKMECPTCRRSLPPA; via the exons ATGGGTGGAAGAACAAGAAATGGGGTCAAATGCAATTTAGGGTTTGCTGTTAAAGCTTTTCTGTGTTTGTTGGTGGGTTTTACACTTTATGAACCGGCGACAAGTTTAAGACCATTGAGAGAAAGAGCTAGCTCTTGGGGCGATGAG TGGCTTTTTGTCAAAAAAGAAGATAGTAATATGGCTTCCTTTTCAAGTTGGAACATAAGCGGAACGTATCGAG GTACTTGGAAGTTTTCAGAATCTGCAAATATATCTGCTAGATTTCCAGATTTTAAGAGATCAGATGGGAACTCGATAATTGAGTTGATGAGTACCCCAACAAAAATAACTGGTGTACATTATGTTCAG GGCCTAATTATATTTCACGATGCTTTTGAGGATGATCATGAAGGAGGTGGTGCTCAAATCCGTGTTGAAGGTGTATATATCTGGCCTTTTAGGCAACTAAGAATGGTGGCAAACAG TGGAAAAGATGGTGAGCTTGGTCCAGAAGAAGACTACCTATTGTCTAATCCATATCACTTG CTTGGAGTTTTTTCGTCACAAGTGTTCCAAGATTCTTCACGTGATAAAATTTGGAGAAGAAAAAACT CACAAGTTCACGATATAGAGAAACATTGCAATATTGAAATTGCAGCTCAAGTTTCACGTGTGGCATCCTTGCAAAATG ATGGAGATCATGATCGCTATCACATAGAGGGATTGATGGAATCTCCATCTGCTGATGAAGATGGTGACTGCTTTTCTCCGTTATTGCTCAATGCGACCTCTGTCAATATAGAAGTCTATTACAACAAAGCTGTGAACTATACACTGATGGTTACCTTT GTATcctttcttcaagttcttctaTTGATTCGACAAATGGAACATAGCAATACCCAATCT GGTGCTGCCAAAGTTTCAATATTGATGATTGGTCAACAGGCTATCATGGATGCATATCTCTGTCTTCTACATTTGACAGCTGGAATATTAGTAG AATCACTGTTCAATGCTTTTGCAACTGCTGCCTTCTTCAAGTTTGTTGTGTTCTCTATATTTGAGATGAGATATCTCTTAGCTATATGGAAAGCAAGTAGGCCGGCTAACAGTGGGGAAGGCTGGGAAGCCATGAGACGTGAACTATCACTTCTTTACAGCCGATTCT ATGGTATACTCTTGGGAGGCATTCTGATAATGTATGAGTTCCATAATTTTCTGCGGCTAATTCTTCTTCTTATGTACTCTTTCTGGATACCTCAAATAATTACCAACGTTATTCGTGATTCAAGAAAACCGCTTCACCCTCATTACATTTTAGGCATGACTGTTACTCGATTAGCAATTCCATTGTACATTTTTGGCTGCCCTAACAACTTCATGCGAATTTCACCTGATACGAACTGGTGTATATGTTTGTGCTCATTCATGGGACTTCAGTCTTTTGTCCTCCTACTCCAGCACTACCTTGGATCACGATGTTTTATACCTCGTCAG ATCTTACCTGAGAAGTATAGTTATTATAGACGGTTCGATCAAGATGGACACCGTACAACAGATTGTGTCATTTGCATGACTTCCATTGATCTATCTGAACACTCTAATGACTGCATG GTGACACCTTGTGATCATTTCTTCCATTCTGGATGTTTACAAAGATGGATGGACATCAAGATGGAATGTCCAACATGTCGCCGATCCTTGCCACCTGCTTAA
- the LOC130805210 gene encoding succinate dehydrogenase [ubiquinone] iron-sulfur subunit 2, mitochondrial-like: MATGLLRRSTKTSISSTLNRLLLSRLYSTDSGKSSTKTFSIYRWNPDKPSKPELQNYEINLKECGPMVLDALIKIKNEIDPSLTFRRSCREGICGSCAMNINGCNGLACLTKIESSGSATMITPLPHMFVIKDLVVDMTNFYNQYKSIEPWLKRKNPAPEKGKEYYQSKEDRKKLDGMYECILCSCCSTSCPSYWWNPESYLGPAALLHAHRWIADSRDEYTKERLEAINDEFKLYRCHTIMNCTAACPKGLSPAKQIQQIKRLQLA; encoded by the exons ATGGCGACGGGACTCCTCCGCCGTAGCACCAAAACATCCATATCATCTACTCTTAACAGACTTCTCCTCTCTCGTCTCTACTCCACCGATTCGGGAAAATCATCCACCAAAACATTCTCTATCTATCGATGGAATCCCGACAAACCCTCTAAGCCCGAACTCCAAAACTACGAGATCAATCTCAAGGAATGCGGTCCTATGGTTCTTGATGCACTCATCAAGATCAAGAATGAAATCGATCCTTCACTCACCTTTCGCCGATCTTGTCGTGAAGGAATTTGTGGTTCTTGCGCAATGAATATTAATGGGTGTAATGGACTTGCTTGTCTCACGAAGATTGAATCTAGTGGAAGTGCTACGATGATTACTCCGCTTCCtcatatgtttgttataaaggATTTGGTGGTGGatatgactaatttttataATCAGTATAAGAGTATTGAGCCTTGGTTGAAGAGGAAGAATCCTGCACCTGAAAAAGGGAAGGAGTATTATCAAAGTAAAGAAGATAGGAAGAAGTTGGATGGGATGTATGAGTGTATTCTTTGCTCTTGTTGTAGTACTTCTTGCCCTAGTTATTGGTGGAATCCTGAGTCTTATTTGGGTCCTGCTGCTTTGCTTCATGCTCATCG ATGGATAGCTGATAGTCGTGATGAGTATACTAAGGAGAGGCTAGAGGCAATTAATGATGAATTCAAGCTCTATAGGTGTCATACAATTATGAATTGTACAGCTGCCTGCCCAAAGGGTTTGAGTCCTGCAAAGCAGATCCAGCAGATCAAGCGTCTCCAGCTTGCCTGA